The Mucilaginibacter gracilis genomic interval ACATAACGGGTGGCAGGCGGTAGCCGTCCATTATGGAATAGCCTATGCCGGCTTCACCAATAATTGGGATGCCTGCTTCCTCAAGTGCTTTTATATCCCGGTAAACGGTACGTAAGCTAATGTTAAACCTGTCGGCCACATCCTGTGCCTTGGTAATCCTGCGCGATTGTAGTTGGATCAAAATAGCCGATAAGCGGTCAATACGATTCATGTATTTTAAATATCAACATTTTTTAAAAAAAACACAGTTAAAAAAATACGCAGGTACTTTATTTACGTAAATATATATTTAAATAAAAGTTTTGTAAGTTTGGATTTGGGCTATTGAAACAATTAATAATATTTGTTGTTCCAATTAACTATCCGGCCTTACTAAACCCGATAAAATAATTTGAAATTAATGGACGTCATCGCAGATGAGAATAATGAGCAAATTGTTTTGCTGCTCGATAAGGCGTACGCTTACCGAACGAGCGATTTAAACCAAAGCAAAAAGCTTGCTAATGAGGCTTTGGCTTTAAGTAAAAAAACAAAAAACAATATTTTTATTGGCAAAAGCCTGTCGCAATTGGCATTATATGCCATGATACAGGGCGAATATGAAAGCTCGATGGCGATGTCTGAGCAGGCTATTAAATACTTTGAAGAGCTTAACGACGAAAAGGGTATAGCCGATGCCAAATATAATATAGCCGGGGTTTACTATAAAACCGATAATTTTCACCTTGGTTTAGTTTATTTGATAGACTGCCTGGGCACCTACCGCAAATTTAACGACTACCACAACCAGGCCCGTGTAGAAAAATCGTTAGGTACTATTTATGAGTACTTTGGCGATCAAAAAAACGCCATTAAATCATACGAGGATTCTATAGAATCTTCCAAAAAAGCAATTGACATTAGCCTGGAATCAAATGCTTATAATCCGCTTTCTGGCGTTTATTTAAAAAAGGACGAACCCGAAAAGGCGCTTGAACTAATAGAACGCGCTATTTTAATGAAAAACCAAACCGGCGACCTCCGGGGTTTAGCGTTTTCGTTGTACGGCCGGGCTAAGGTATATAGCTACAAAAAGAAGTATGATAAAGCCGAGGCAGATTTTGAAAAAGCAATAACGATACACCAGGAAATGGGCGAAAGGCTTGGCCTGGGTATGGCATATCAAAAATTTGCCAGTATGTATGTACAAATGGGCGCGTTTGATAAAGCCAAAATTGTTTTAAAGAAGGGGTATGATTTAAGCGAAAAGTATAATATTGTTATTATAAAGTTTAAGTGTAATTTTCTTTTTTACCAGATATTTAAAAAGGAAAATAACCCGGTACAGGCATTAAAATATTTGGAGCGTTACTTGCAACAAAAGGAAGCGGCAATTAATACACAAACCTTAAAGGTTATTGAAAATTATGAGCTGCTATCTAAAATGGAGACGTTGGAGCTTGAGGCGAGGCTGCAATTAGAAAAGGCTGATATTATTGCCGAAAAAGACAAAGCCGAGCAGCAGGCCTTGGTTAAGCAGGAGTTTTTATCAACCATGAGCCACGAAATACGTACACCGCTCAATGCAGTTATAACCATAGCAGCACTATTGGGCGATAAAGTAGGTAAAAAGGAGAAGCAATTTGTTGATTCATTAAAATTTGCTGCAAATAACCTGCTGCTTATTATTAACGACATTTTGGATTTCACCAAGCTTGAAAACGGAAAAGCCTCTCTGGAACTGCGGCCAACAAACTTTTGCCAACTACTGGAAAATATTAAGCGTACCTACGAAAACCTTGCAAAAGAGAAGGGCCTGCAACTTTTATTAAATATAGATAGTGGCGTTTCCGAATCGTACGAAATGGACGAAACTAAGTTTTCACAAATTATTGGTAACCTTTTAACAAACGCTATTAAATTTACCGATGCGGGCAGTGTAAACATGCAGGTAGAAAAAACCGGCTCATCGGCGGACGAATACCATCAGCTACGCTTTAAAATTATTGATACCGGTACGGGTATTGCCGGCAATCATCTCCAATCTATTTTCGAAAGTTTTTCTCAGCCAAAATCAATAACTACCCGCAAACAGGGGGGCTCGGGCTTGGGTTTGGCTATTGTTAAAAAATTGGTTGCCCTGCATAATAGCACCGTAGAGGTACTGAGCACGGTAGGTGAGGGCTCGGTTTTTTATTTCGACCTTAGCTTAAAATGCGCTAAATCTCAGGTTAAGGCTCCAATTACAAGATCGGACTTGTTGCAAAACAAAACGGTGTTGCTGGCCGAAGACAATATGATAAATGCCATGGTAGCCATGAAATTGCTATCGAATTGGAAAATGAAGGCAGAGCATGCAAACGACGGCTTGAAAGCTGTTGAAAAAGCCAACGCAAAAGGTTACGATTTTATTTTGATGGACATACACATGCCCGAGATGGATGGTTTTGAAGCCACCAAAAACATACGCTGCGGAGCAGGGCACAATTGTTATACACCCATATTTGCTTTAACTGCCGATATTACTGCCGAGCATAAAGAAGAGTATATGCCCTACTTCGACGGTTTTTTACGCAAGCCTATTGAAATTGATAAACTTTACGAAGCTATGGTTAACAAGCTATAAAGGGAAAGCCAGGTTATTTTACGCTCTTTTTTTGTACCACAAAAAAGCCCAAAATAAAAAAAACAGCGGCCAGTGCAAGGCTTACAAAAACCTCTTTAGTAAACATGTCTACACTAAGTACCAGCGGCCCAGGTGCCACGGGCTTTTTATTGAATGTAAAAATGCTGTTTGTTGTAAGTACAGGGTGTGCATAGGGTATCCAATAACTGTATTCCCAGTTAAAGCCAACCAATATCCAACCGGTAATGGTTCCTAAAAAACCAATGCCCATAGGTTTTATAAAATCGGCCCATATTAAGCTCAATAAAAACTGTACCGATAATATACCCAGCGAAGCCAGAAACAATTTTAAATAAATGAGCGCCAAAAAGCCCTCCATGTGGAATTCGAAAAACTTGAGTTCTGGTTTTAATGCGCCCAGTAAATTACCACCACCAATGGTAAACAGGTAAAACAGCATTAAACACATAAAAACCAAAAATACTGCATACGTGTATTTAGCCGCATAAACGGCCCACTTTGATATGGGTAACGAAAACAAACTTTTCCAGGTATCGGCACGGTGCTCTATGCTATTTACCGAATATCCTATAATGATGATGTAAATTGGGAGCAACAGTTTGCCCATTACACCAAATATAACATTGGCGTATGATACCCATAAAATTTGTGCAGGTAGCTTTGCCATTTTTTCGCTATGTGTTAAAAAAGCAACAAACATGAGCAGGCAAATTAAAAACGGCAGTATAATTGAACACCAAAAACCCAATGTTTTGCGGCTCTTATAAAACTCCGAGCGTACCGATAATATATATCCTTTCATCATCAGGTGTTTTGGGTAATTGATAAAAATAAATTTTCTAGATCTTTTTGCACTTTGCCAATGGCATATACTACGTGGCCATTTTGGTTAAGTAAAGCGTTTATGCGTCCAGTTTCTTCCTTTGATGTATAGGGGACAAAAATGTTACCCTCCTGAACGTCGTTAATAGTAAAGCCACTGCGGGTTAGCAAATTGGCCGCATCGGCACTATCGCTTAACTCAATATGCACAAGGGGCTTGCTTAAACCCTGCAAGTCCTCAATAGTAC includes:
- a CDS encoding ABC transporter permease, with the protein product MMKGYILSVRSEFYKSRKTLGFWCSIILPFLICLLMFVAFLTHSEKMAKLPAQILWVSYANVIFGVMGKLLLPIYIIIIGYSVNSIEHRADTWKSLFSLPISKWAVYAAKYTYAVFLVFMCLMLFYLFTIGGGNLLGALKPELKFFEFHMEGFLALIYLKLFLASLGILSVQFLLSLIWADFIKPMGIGFLGTITGWILVGFNWEYSYWIPYAHPVLTTNSIFTFNKKPVAPGPLVLSVDMFTKEVFVSLALAAVFFILGFFVVQKKSVK
- a CDS encoding tetratricopeptide repeat-containing hybrid sensor histidine kinase/response regulator, with the protein product MDVIADENNEQIVLLLDKAYAYRTSDLNQSKKLANEALALSKKTKNNIFIGKSLSQLALYAMIQGEYESSMAMSEQAIKYFEELNDEKGIADAKYNIAGVYYKTDNFHLGLVYLIDCLGTYRKFNDYHNQARVEKSLGTIYEYFGDQKNAIKSYEDSIESSKKAIDISLESNAYNPLSGVYLKKDEPEKALELIERAILMKNQTGDLRGLAFSLYGRAKVYSYKKKYDKAEADFEKAITIHQEMGERLGLGMAYQKFASMYVQMGAFDKAKIVLKKGYDLSEKYNIVIIKFKCNFLFYQIFKKENNPVQALKYLERYLQQKEAAINTQTLKVIENYELLSKMETLELEARLQLEKADIIAEKDKAEQQALVKQEFLSTMSHEIRTPLNAVITIAALLGDKVGKKEKQFVDSLKFAANNLLLIINDILDFTKLENGKASLELRPTNFCQLLENIKRTYENLAKEKGLQLLLNIDSGVSESYEMDETKFSQIIGNLLTNAIKFTDAGSVNMQVEKTGSSADEYHQLRFKIIDTGTGIAGNHLQSIFESFSQPKSITTRKQGGSGLGLAIVKKLVALHNSTVEVLSTVGEGSVFYFDLSLKCAKSQVKAPITRSDLLQNKTVLLAEDNMINAMVAMKLLSNWKMKAEHANDGLKAVEKANAKGYDFILMDIHMPEMDGFEATKNIRCGAGHNCYTPIFALTADITAEHKEEYMPYFDGFLRKPIEIDKLYEAMVNKL